The proteins below come from a single Triticum aestivum cultivar Chinese Spring chromosome 5D, IWGSC CS RefSeq v2.1, whole genome shotgun sequence genomic window:
- the LOC123125332 gene encoding uncharacterized protein, with protein MASELGQPPPAKCPPTAPTTITDISDDLLCEIFLLLPSLPSLVRAALACRTFLHAVRSSPAFRRRFRALHRPQLLGFFRETGREAIPPFVPIRRSSDPDLTAAVSGSDFFLFRLPEDSDSTPGWELRRCHDGYLVLANNVTDQIAAYNPLTQALHLFPTPLREILSKGLFPQPQRPKEIRIEVLEFHILFSEEDQRVFRMACVQFRNISKVPVCVAVFSPATREWQVLPWPAPPQPVDDDWFGFCPGMQMSGFVYWKHKSKAYLLVLDNVTLQFSRVYLPHFLRKIDPTLFKLGQTKDGKLCMVCADDSDANIGTLVVHVWGADDDGVEKWMLEDTFPLSTFIDADKYLTEDDTTVQIEAVIDGFVYLSIKYDDYTESLISFCLETAELNTLFDDTYASPAYPYIMSWPPSLVCNKEDSQTKITGCSVEDAGSVGTEETPSALVTAPQSHKFA; from the exons atggcctccgagcTCGGGCAACCGCCGCCGGCGAAATGCCCACCGACGGCGCCCACCACCATTACCGATATCAGCGACGACCTCCTTTGCGagatcttcctcctccttccctccctccCGAGCCTCGTTCGCGCCGCCCTCGCCTGCCGCACCTTCCTCCACGCCGTCCGTTCGTCCCCCGCCTTCCGCCGCCGATTCCGGGCGCTCCACCGTCCGCAGCTCCTTGGCTTCTTCCGTGAAACCGGCCGGGAAGCCATCCCTCCCTTCGTCCCCATCCGCAGAAGCTCCGACCCCGACCTCACCGCGGCCGTCAGCGGTTCCGATTTCTTCCTCTTCCGCCTCCCCGAAGACAGCGATTCCACCCCCGGCTGGGAGCTGAGGCGCTGCCACGACGGCTACCTCGTCCTCGCCAACAATGTCACCGACCAGATCGCTGCCTACAACCCCCTCACGCAGGCGCTGCATCTCTTCCCCACGCCGCTCAGGGAGATCCTCAGCAAGGGTCTGTTCCCCCAGCCACAGCGGCCCAAGGAGATCCGCATCGAAGTCCTTGAGTTCCATATCCTCTTCTCCGAGGAGGACCAGCGGGTGTTCCGAATGGCTTGTGTCCAATTTCGGAACATTTCGAAGGTGCCGGTGTGTGTTGCTGTCTTCTCACCGGCCACCAGGGAGTGGCAGGTTTTGCCATGGCCGGCTCCACCACAGCCTGTGGATGACGACTGGTTCGGCTTTTGCCCTGGTATGCAGATGAGTGGATTCGTTTACTGGAAACACAAGAGTAAAGCCTATCTACTTGTTCTCGACAACGTGACACTGCAGTTCTCTAGAGTGTATTTGCCGCATTTCTTGCGAAAGATAGACCCTACGCTGTTCAAGCTTGGTCAGACCAAGGATGGGAAGCTCTGCATGGTTTGTGCAGATGACTCCGACGCAAATATAGGAACGCTTGTTGTTCATGTTTGGGGAGCTGATGATGACGGTGTTGAGAAATGGATGCTGGAAGATACTTTTCCACTCAGTACATTTATTGATGCCGACAAGTATTTAACAGAGGATGATACCACGGTGCAGATTGAGGCCGTTATCGATGGCTTTGTGTACCTGTCTATTAAGTATGATGATTATACTGAGTCCCTCATATCCTTCTGCCTGGAAACAGCAGAGCTAAACACGCTCTTTGATGATACATATGCAAGCCCTGCTTATCCCTACATCATGTCATGGCCTCCTTCTTTGGTATGCAACAAG GAGGATTCACAAACCAAGATTACTGGATGCAGTGTAGAAGATGCTGGTTCTGTGGGCACAGAAGAAACTCCCTCTGCTCTTGTCACAGCGCCGCAATCACACAAATTTGCTTGA
- the LOC123122451 gene encoding uncharacterized protein has translation MDKARCRCPCRSSLVFSAAMASDLGQPPPAKRPPTAPTTITAIGDDLLCEIFLLLPSLPSLVRAALACRAFLHAVRSSPAFRRRFRALHPPQILGFFCDPGREAVPPFVPLRSRSDPDIAAAVRGADFLLTRIPEDSGDSTLGWELQSFHGGYVVLVNNATDQIAAYNPLTQALHLVPHPPEDIIFSISPEFHILFSEEDQRVFRMVCVQHQDTPSLAVFSTATSEWQVLPWVETPPLPEGDNRLFHPGTQLNGFVYWKHASQAYVLALNTATMQFSRVSLPHFLAEIDHMLFRLGQTKDGKLCMVGVDDSDTKIGTLVVRVWGADDDGVEKWMLEDTFSLSKFVDVTKSSTEYDSTVQIEAFVDGFVYLCIQYGEHIESLISLSLETGKLNKIFDDTYTSPAHPYIMSWPPSLVCNKEDSQTKITGGSVEDAGSVGA, from the exons ATGGACAAGGCCCGCTGCCGCTGCCCCTGCCGCTCGTctctcgtcttctccgccgccatggCCTCCGATCTCGGGCAACCGCCGCCGGCGAAACGCCCGCCGACGGCGCCCACCACCATTACCGCTATCGGCGACGACCTCCTTTGCGagatcttcctcctccttccctccctccCGAGCCTCGTCCGCGCCGCCCTCGCGTGCCGCGCCTTCCTCCACGCCGTCCGTTCGTCCCCCGCCTTCCGCCGCAGATTCCGGGCGCTCCACCCGCCGCAGATCCTTGGCTTCTTTTGCGACCCCGGCCGCGAAGCCGTCCCTCCCTTCGTCCCCCTCCGCAGCCGCTCCGACCcggacatcgccgccgccgtccgcggcGCCGATTTCCTCCTCACCCGGATCCCAGAAGACAGCGGCGACTCCACCCTCGGGTGGGAGCTGCAGAGCTTCCACGGCGGCTACGTCGTCCTCGTCAACAATGCCACCGACCAGATCGCTGCCTACAACCCCCTCACGCAGGCACTGCATCTCGTCCCCCACCCGCCCGAAGATATCATCTTCTCCATCTCCCCTGAGTTCCACATCCTCTTCTCGGAAGAGGACCAGAGGGTATTCCGTATGGTCTGTGTCCAGCACCAGGACACGCCGAGCCTAGCCGTCTTCTCAACGGCGACCAGCGAGTGGCAGGTTTTGCCGTGGGTGGAGACCCCGCCACTACCTGAAGGCGACAATCGCTTGTTCCACCCTGGCACGCAGCTGAATGGATTCGTTTACTGGAAACACGCGAGCCAAGCCTATGTGCTCGCTCTCAACACCGCGACAATGCAATTTTCCAGAGTGAGCTTGCCGCATTTCTTGGCAGAGATAGATCATATGCTGTTTAGGCTTGGTCAGACCAAGGATGGGAAGCTCTGTATGGTTGGGGTAGATGACTCTGACACAAAGATAGGAACACTTGTTGTTCGTGTTTGGGGAGCCGATGATGACGGTGTTGAGAAGTGGATGCTGGAAGATACTTTTTCACTGAGTAAATTTGTTGATGTCACTAAGTCTTCAACAGAGTATGATTCCACGGTGCAGATTGAGGCATTTGTCGATGGCTTTGTGTACCTCTGTATTCAGTATGGTGAGCATATTGAGTCCCTCATATCCCTCTCCCTGGAAACAGGAAAGCTGAACAAGATATTTGATGATACATATACAAGCCCTGCTCATCCCTACATCATGTCATGGCCTCCTTCTTTGGTATGCAACAAG GAGGATTCACAAACCAAGATTACTGGAGGCAGTGTTGAGGACGCTGGTTCTGTGGGAGCATGA